One region of Maylandia zebra isolate NMK-2024a linkage group LG10, Mzebra_GT3a, whole genome shotgun sequence genomic DNA includes:
- the si:ch211-284e13.4 gene encoding insulin receptor substrate 1-B, translated as MENQAAEPQNYEDVQKSGYLRKHKSMHRRFFVLRAASEHGPARLEYYENEKKFRSKSPVPKKVLNLETCFNINKRADSKNKHMIVLYTRSESFAIAADSEEVQNEWYQAMLDLQGNCKTPEDYGSSGECSSPSPVPTFKEVWQVKVWPKGLGHARNLVGIYRLCLTDKTVNFVKLNSDVASVVLQLMNVRRCGHSENFFFIEVGRSAITGPGEFWMQVDDSVVAQNMHETLLEAMKALSEEFRQRSKSQSVGTSCGGGTASNPISVPSRRHHPNLPPSQVGFSRRARTETPGTGGSSTSTSPTSRHGFPRARTASIGARSEESGASAKGTWASSSPSLNGSCSTTPTLRPKPTRAPTPAKITLSLARYTPNPAPSPAPSLSSSSGHGSECGLVGAAVGGMTICSYPRVSQRVSVSGSPSDYGSSDEYGSSPGEHSLLLPSLSGHHVHGEGSSSYIVMGQRESLLGSHHRSKGRRILRRSSSRESEAERRLLSKRASLPVASHERLTPHRKDEDDEDDKEYAIMSQSANTQRADLHHDSGRLRVGGGQLVGENRKRSDKSGEEVDRGAAVDSGYMSMLPGVTSPPVSLSLSIGISDSGTKPGADDEYMAMTPNNSVSPPQHIRQPSSEGYMVMSPNSSSSTDLHGLGMWDSRGNMESRAASDYMNISPVSSRSACSTPPSHPEQHQLQPKMFNSYFSLPRAYQHTLYTRFEDDLNKGEGKKDGSGHDSAGRGGGVGYSKRNKIAMGAAGSCQLSMSSSSFSSSSASSESLEDKSISAGRGLSLLRTGAEYKSAGTSTKDGRHHQKRASSSKSPKQQRRGRPLSVSSDITKANTLPRVKENLPPSVSQNVGEYVSIVFKEDSKYGEGRCAGSERPVIHGTLRPVNQPLLCHDNPANLPRSFSAPLSTSAEYVSMDLGKSSTPVTHVRSTFSTQQGPPAVSPKARHEHGTSSPLAAEGNVGYRTKIKTAAALTEVPPPFTESKASDPSTSARPAIHSGQPLPVEQETGLGFSPVKSFQSPERSSRLVRGDQQGRLSHCPETFNSPPSLPRHASSSTSLFPEGSQAVGHRHGLDCSLWESGQAASMSATPPPQASTSSGEQGLNYIDLDLAIKESPQSGVEHTASAYNMGGSAMGSSAGSSLNSYASIDFYKSEELRAHQNSRKDGQDC; from the exons ATGGAGAACCAAGCAGCCGAGCCGCAGAACTATGAAGATGTACAGAAAAGCGGGTATCTCCGCAAGCATAAATCAATGCACCGGCGATTTTTCGTGCTGAGGGCGGCCTCGGAGCATGGTCCCGCTCGACTTGAGTACTACGAGAACGAGAAGAAATTCCGCAGTAAATCACCTGTGCCCAAAAAAGTCCTGAACCTGGAGACTTGCTTCAACATAAACAAGCGGGCAGATTCCAAGAACAAGCACATGATAGTGCTTTATACCCGCAGCGAGAGCTTTGCCATCGCTGCAGACAGCGAGGAGGTCCAAAATGAGTGGTACCAAGCAATGCTGGACCTCCAGGGCAACT GTAAAACCCCTGAAGACTATGGAAGCAGTGGAGAGTGTAGCTCTCCATCTCCTGTTCCAACCTTCAAGGAAGTGTGGCAGGTCAAGGTTTGGCCTAAAGGTCTTGGACATGCCAGGAATTTAGTAGGCATCTACCGGCTGTGCCTAACTGACAAGACAGTCAACTTTGTCAAGCTCAACTCTGATGTGGCCTCTGTAGTGTTGCAGCTGATGAATGTCCGAAGATGTGGTCATTCAGAGAATTTTTTCTTCATTGAGGTGGGGCGCTCAGCTATTACTGGCCCCGGAGAGTTTTGGATGCAGGTGGATGACTCCGTGGTGGCTCAGAACATGCACGAGACCCTGCTGGAGGCCATGAAGGCCCTTAGTGAGGAGTTCCGTCAGCGCAGTAAATCTCAGTCTGTGGGAACATCATGTGGAGGTGGTACTGCTTCAAATCCCATCAGTGTCCCGAGCCGTCGTCATCACCCAAATCTGCCACCGAGCCAGGTGGGCTTCTCGAGACGGGCACGCACGGAGACCCCCGGAACAGGAGGCAGCAGCACGAGCACATCACCTACATCGCGCCACGGGTTTCCAAGGGCACGAACAGCCAGCATCGGAGCCAGGTCGGAGGAGAGTGGAGCAAGTGCCAAAGGGACGTGGGCCAGCTCCAGCCCAAGTCTCAATGGATCCTGCTCAACTACCCCAACTCTGAGACCCAAGCCCACCCGGGCCCCAACCCCTGCTAAGATTACCCTCAGCCTTGCACGTTACACACCTAACCCTGCTCCTTCCCCTGCGCCGAGTCTGTCCTCCAGCTCTGGTCATGGCTCAGAGTGTGGACTAGTGGGGGCAGCGGTGGGAGGCATGACGATCTGCTCCTACCCTCGTGTATCACAAAGAGTTTCTGTTTCAGGTTCACCGAGCGACTATGGATCCTCAGATGAGTACGGCTCCAGTCCCGGCGAGCACTCTCTGCTCCTACCAAGCCTGTCAGGACATCACGTACATGGAGAAGGCTCCTCTAGCTATATCGTCATGGGACAGCGAGAGAGTCTGCTTGGTTCCCATCATCGCTCCAAAGGCAGACGGATACTGCGGCGTTCATCCAGTCGTGAATCAGAGGCAGAACGCAGACTGCTCAGTAAGAGGGCTTCCCTGCCTGTGGCGTCCCACGAGCGGCTGACTCCACATAGaaaagatgaagatgatgaggacGACAAAGAATACGCCATCATGTCGCAGAGCGCTAACACACAGCGAGCTGATTTGCACCATGATTCAGGCAGACTGAGAGTTGGGGGTGGGCAACTTGTAGGGGAGAATAGGAAGAGGTCTGACAAAAGCGGGGAAGAAGTGGACAGAGGCGCAGCTGTGGATAGTGGCTATATGTCAATGTTGCCTGGAGTGACATCTCCTCCTGTTTCACTTTCTCTCTCAATAGGTATTTCTGACTCCGGTACTAAACCCGGGGCAGATGACGAATACATGGCCATGACCCCCAACAACAGCGTGTCCCCCCCTCAGCATATCCGCCAGCCCAGTTCAGAGGGCTACATGGTCATGTCTCCCAATAGCAGCAGCTCCACAGACCTGCATGGACTAGGCATGTGGGATAGCAGGGGCAACATGGAGAGCCGGGCTGCCAGTGACTACATGAACATCTCACCTGTCAGCAGCCGCTCTGCTTGCAGCACACCGCCTTCCCATCCTGAACAGCACCAACTTCAACCAAAAATGTTCAACTCCTACTTCTCACTGCCACGAGCTTATCAACACACTCTCTATACTCGCTTTGAGGATGACTTGAACaaaggagaaggaaaaaaagatggcAGTGGGCACGATAGTGCTGGACGGGGAGGAGGAGTTGGATATAGCAAGAGAAACAAAATTGCAATGGGCGCTGCTGGAAGCTGCCAACTTTCCatgtcttcctcttctttctcctctAGCTCTGCCAGTAGTGAAAGCCTCGAAGACAAGTCCATATCAGCGGGGAGAGGGTTAAGTTTATTAAGAACCGGAGCAGAATACAAGAGTGCAGGAACAAGCACGAAAGATGGGCGTCACCACCAAAAACGTGCATCGAGCAGTAAGAGTCCAAAGCAACAAAGGCGGGGTCGTCCCCTCAGCGTGTCTTCAGACATTACTAAAGCAAACACGCTGCCCAGGGTTAAAGAGAATCTACCGCCATCAGTGTCTCAGAATGTTGGTGAGTATGTCAGTATTGTCTTCAAGGAAGACAGTAAATATGGCGAAGGACGATGTGCAGGTTCCGAACGTCCTGTGATCCATGGAACGCTCCGACCCGTCAATCAACCGCTCCTCTGCCATGATAATCCTGCTAACCTTCCCCGCAGCTTCTCTGCACCATTGTCCACCTCTGCTGAGTACGTCAGCATGGATTTAGGGAAATCCTCAACACCAGTGACTCATGTTAGATCCACATTCAGCACCCAACAGGGCCcaccagctgtttcccccaagGCCCGACACGAGCACGGCACGTCCTCTCCTCTGGCCGCAGAGGGCAACGTGGGCTacagaacaaaaataaagacagcAGCAGCGCTGACAGAAGTCCCGCCTCCATTTACGGAGAGCAAAGCCTCAGATCCCAGCACTTCAGCACGACCTGCCATCCACTCTGGTCAACCCTTACCTGTGGAGCAGGAGACAGGTTTGggcttttccccagtcaagtcctTCCAGTCTCCGGAGCGGAGCAGCAGACTGGTCCGAGGTGACCAGCAGGGACGCCTAAGCCACTGCCCAGAGACATTTAATTCACCTCCCTCACTACCACGCCACGCATCCTCTTCTACCTCCCTCTTCCCAGAGGGCAGCCAGGCAGTGGGCCATCGGCATGGTTTGGACTGCTCACTGTGGGAGAGCGGGCAGGCTGCTAGTATGTCTGCCACACCTCCACCTCAAGCCTCCACCTCATCTGGAGAACAAGGCCTTAATTATATTGACCTTGACTTGGCCATTAAGGAGAGCCCTCAATCTGGAGTGGAGCACACCGCTTCTGCCTACAACATGGGAGGAAGCGCTATGGGTAGCAGTGCTGGCTCCAGCCTCAACAGTTACGCCAGTATTGATTTCTATAAATCAGAAGAATTGAGAGCACACCAGAACAGTAGAAAAGATGGTCAAG ACTGTTGA